A single Paenibacillus kribbensis DNA region contains:
- a CDS encoding Rpn family recombination-promoting nuclease/putative transposase encodes MELILLVEMLDPRNDFLFKRIFGSEENRDVLLTFLNRTFEEAGKPPLTEIILLNPYTDKDAPRDKQSILDIRARTLEGQLINVEMQLFNKYDMDKRTLFYWSKQYAGQLYEGQSYKLLRKCVTINILNYSFLPNGRYHNVFHLTEDRTGIPFSDDMELHFLELPKLDEQVVPAGRGGLVNWLLFLKGINPSQWEVLAMNEPGLKKAMTTLEFLSQDKEARLQYEARQKYLHDEASMIEGAREEGERQKALEIARNMLNMGLEIEVIVKASGLSESEVRALKA; translated from the coding sequence ATGGAGCTGATTCTATTGGTAGAAATGCTGGATCCCCGGAATGACTTTTTGTTTAAGCGTATTTTTGGAAGTGAGGAAAATCGTGATGTGCTTTTAACTTTCCTGAATCGTACTTTTGAGGAAGCGGGGAAACCTCCATTAACAGAAATTATACTTTTGAATCCGTATACGGATAAAGACGCACCGCGTGATAAGCAGTCTATTTTAGATATTCGGGCCAGAACGTTGGAAGGTCAGCTTATTAATGTGGAGATGCAGCTTTTTAATAAATATGACATGGATAAGCGAACCTTATTCTATTGGAGTAAGCAGTACGCAGGACAATTATACGAAGGCCAATCTTACAAGCTGCTAAGAAAGTGTGTGACAATCAACATTTTGAATTACTCTTTCCTGCCGAATGGCCGATATCATAATGTGTTTCATTTGACGGAGGACCGTACGGGCATCCCGTTTAGTGATGATATGGAGTTGCATTTTCTAGAGTTGCCCAAGCTGGATGAGCAAGTTGTCCCGGCTGGCAGAGGCGGTTTGGTCAACTGGCTTTTATTTTTAAAGGGAATTAATCCATCTCAATGGGAGGTGCTAGCTATGAATGAACCTGGTTTGAAAAAGGCGATGACTACGCTGGAGTTTCTAAGTCAGGATAAAGAGGCACGTTTACAGTATGAAGCCCGACAAAAGTACCTGCATGATGAGGCTTCTATGATTGAAGGCGCAAGGGAAGAAGGAGAGCGCCAAAAAGCTCTTGAAATTGCACGGAACATGCTGAATATGGGCCTTGAAATCGAAGTGATTGTAAAAGCGTCTGGCTTATCTGAATCAGAAGTCCGCGCATTGAAGGCATAA
- a CDS encoding Gfo/Idh/MocA family protein, with translation MRFGIIGTNWITERFIQAAMETDEFSLTAVYSRTEDKGKAFAAQYNSQAEVFTDLAQMAASDQVDAVYIASPNSLHAEQAIVCMNHGKHVLCEKPFASNATEVRSMIEAARNNNVLLMEAVKSTLMPNFKIIKEHMYKIGRVRRYFASYCQYSSRFDAFKQGNVLNAFNPAFSNGSLMDLGVYCLYPMVALFGKPDEVRAVGVLLSSGVDGEGSIVMRYPDMDAVVMYSKITDSYLPAEIQGENGTMVIDKISQPYEVKIHYRDGTIEDLTKAQTREPMYYEIQEFMDLIKIGEHNSSINSLECSLAVAEVMEDARQQIGLRYEADLKNMSAH, from the coding sequence ATGCGCTTTGGCATTATTGGAACCAACTGGATAACGGAGAGGTTTATTCAAGCCGCGATGGAGACGGACGAATTTTCCCTGACCGCGGTATACTCACGAACAGAGGATAAAGGCAAAGCTTTTGCTGCTCAATATAACAGCCAAGCAGAGGTTTTTACAGACCTGGCTCAAATGGCTGCCAGCGATCAGGTGGATGCCGTATATATCGCCAGTCCCAATTCCTTGCATGCGGAGCAGGCGATTGTGTGTATGAATCACGGAAAGCATGTGCTCTGTGAGAAGCCGTTTGCTTCAAATGCAACAGAGGTGCGGAGCATGATCGAAGCCGCACGCAACAACAATGTTCTGTTGATGGAAGCCGTTAAATCCACGCTTATGCCCAACTTTAAAATCATAAAGGAGCATATGTATAAAATAGGCCGGGTCCGGCGTTATTTTGCAAGCTACTGTCAATACTCCTCACGCTTTGATGCCTTTAAGCAAGGAAACGTATTAAATGCCTTCAATCCGGCTTTTTCCAATGGTTCCTTGATGGATTTGGGAGTGTATTGCTTATATCCTATGGTGGCACTGTTCGGCAAACCGGATGAGGTTCGTGCAGTGGGTGTGCTATTGTCCTCTGGCGTCGATGGCGAGGGCAGTATTGTGATGCGATATCCTGATATGGATGCAGTTGTCATGTATTCCAAAATTACCGATTCCTATCTGCCTGCTGAAATTCAGGGTGAGAATGGAACGATGGTGATCGACAAAATCAGTCAGCCCTATGAGGTGAAAATCCATTATCGGGACGGCACCATAGAGGATTTGACGAAAGCTCAGACCCGTGAGCCGATGTATTATGAAATTCAGGAGTTTATGGATCTGATCAAAATTGGAGAACACAACAGTTCCATTAACTCATTGGAGTGTTCACTTGCAGTCGCTGAAGTGATGGAAGATGCAAGACAGCAGATCGGCCTTCGTTATGAAGCGGATTTGAAAAATATGTCTGCACATTAG
- a CDS encoding deoxynucleoside kinase has translation MNNYNIPANALITVAGTVGVGKSTLTAALAERLGFKTSLEQVDHNPYLEKFYHDFERWSFHLQIYFLAERFKEQKNIFLSGGGFVQDRSIYEDTGIFAKMHADQGTMNPTDYETYTSLFEAMVMTPFFPHPDVLIYLEGSLPSILNRIKERGREMEIQTERAYWEQMHRRYSKWINEFDACPVLRLNIDEYDVHDPASMDAILTEVGKVISKK, from the coding sequence ATGAATAATTACAACATTCCCGCGAATGCCCTGATTACGGTAGCGGGCACGGTAGGTGTAGGGAAATCCACGCTAACGGCAGCTTTGGCTGAACGCCTTGGCTTTAAAACCTCTTTGGAGCAGGTTGATCATAATCCGTATCTGGAAAAGTTTTATCATGATTTTGAAAGATGGAGCTTTCATCTGCAAATTTATTTTCTCGCTGAGCGCTTCAAGGAGCAAAAAAATATTTTCTTGTCCGGTGGAGGCTTTGTGCAGGATCGTTCCATTTATGAGGACACAGGTATTTTTGCGAAAATGCATGCCGATCAGGGAACGATGAACCCTACGGATTATGAAACGTACACGAGCCTGTTTGAGGCGATGGTGATGACGCCATTTTTCCCGCATCCCGATGTGCTGATCTACCTGGAAGGCAGCCTGCCATCCATACTGAACCGGATCAAGGAACGCGGTCGCGAGATGGAAATCCAGACCGAAAGGGCCTATTGGGAGCAAATGCATCGCAGATATTCCAAGTGGATCAACGAGTTCGATGCATGCCCTGTTCTGCGTCTAAACATTGATGAATATGATGTACATGATCCGGCTTCTATGGATGCCATTTTGACAGAAGTAGGCAAAGTGATTTCCAAAAAATAA
- a CDS encoding sensor histidine kinase, with amino-acid sequence MQKWYQIFQKNTGLSPYVWVVFYILPFYYFSSSSTSHIILGTAIILVFFACYVLAFVSQGWLVYFWTSVQIVISITMTLLFSYMYFSIFIAYLMGNIKSKSAFTTLYIVLMVVTIGLINYGFVSENPVFIKQIPFILLNLIGVILLPITNFNRNKSDRLQVQLEDANKKISELIKLEERHRIARDLHDTLGQKLSLIGLKSDLAGKLMDQYPERARNEINDVRLTARSALKEVREMVTQMRGMRLEDELLRIRQILKAAHIELTLEGDPKLKHTSLMNENVLSMCMKEAVTNVVKHSGATACSIIIEPSRKELTLRIQDNGTGVMGENAVFRGHGLQGIKERLEFVNGCMELHSDEGTTLVIKVPNITEKPNEEVGS; translated from the coding sequence ATGCAAAAATGGTATCAGATTTTCCAAAAAAATACGGGACTTAGCCCTTATGTGTGGGTTGTCTTTTACATCCTGCCCTTTTATTATTTCAGTTCCTCCTCTACTAGTCATATTATTCTGGGCACCGCCATTATTTTAGTGTTTTTTGCTTGTTATGTGCTGGCTTTTGTTTCGCAGGGCTGGCTGGTATACTTCTGGACCAGTGTACAGATTGTCATATCGATTACTATGACGCTGCTGTTCAGCTATATGTATTTTTCCATATTTATCGCTTATCTGATGGGTAATATTAAAAGTAAATCCGCATTCACGACACTGTATATTGTTCTGATGGTTGTTACGATTGGACTGATCAATTATGGTTTTGTTTCTGAAAATCCTGTTTTTATCAAGCAGATTCCTTTTATTTTGCTCAACTTGATTGGTGTGATTCTTCTTCCAATCACGAATTTTAATCGTAACAAAAGTGATCGCCTTCAAGTACAATTGGAGGATGCCAATAAGAAAATATCGGAATTGATTAAGCTGGAGGAGCGGCATAGAATTGCACGTGATCTGCACGATACCTTGGGTCAGAAGCTGTCACTCATCGGACTGAAAAGCGACCTGGCGGGCAAACTGATGGATCAGTACCCGGAGCGGGCTCGGAATGAAATTAACGATGTTCGACTTACGGCGAGAAGTGCGTTAAAAGAAGTGCGGGAAATGGTGACTCAAATGCGGGGCATGCGATTAGAGGATGAACTGCTGCGTATCCGACAGATTTTAAAGGCTGCTCATATTGAATTGACCCTGGAGGGCGACCCGAAGCTGAAGCATACATCATTAATGAACGAAAATGTGCTTAGTATGTGTATGAAGGAGGCGGTGACCAATGTGGTTAAGCACAGTGGAGCCACCGCTTGCTCCATCATCATTGAGCCGTCTCGCAAGGAATTGACCCTTCGGATTCAGGATAATGGGACAGGCGTTATGGGAGAAAATGCAGTTTTTCGGGGACATGGCCTGCAAGGAATAAAGGAAAGACTCGAATTTGTGAATGGATGTATGGAGCTGCATTCAGATGAGGGAACGACCCTGGTCATTAAAGTGCCCAATATCACTGAAAAGCCGAACGAGGAGGTGGGGTCGTGA
- a CDS encoding bifunctional 5,10-methylenetetrahydrofolate dehydrogenase/5,10-methenyltetrahydrofolate cyclohydrolase encodes MAIIMKSKEAAEQVYATIRSQVEQLKQQGHRPHLATLLVEGDPASAYYARTKQKIAEKLGISFHLHTFDRHVREAELLHLIDSLNEASHVHGIMLELPLPRHLSASVIKQSIAPYKDIDGITPGNKLATVTGEAGLYPATPQACIELLKHYGHTLAGKNVTLVGIGQTVGLPLFHMLQRENATVTACHAGTRDIAEHLSHADIAFVAVGCPDVITSDMVHPGLILVDAGINETLEGKIVGDAAVDVGEKIHAISPVPGGVGTLTTAILYKNLLKAIELQQYSREVVYS; translated from the coding sequence ATGGCTATCATTATGAAATCCAAAGAAGCAGCTGAGCAAGTGTATGCAACGATCCGTTCCCAGGTGGAACAGCTCAAACAGCAAGGACATCGTCCCCATCTGGCAACTTTATTGGTAGAAGGTGATCCTGCCTCTGCCTACTACGCCCGGACCAAGCAAAAAATAGCGGAGAAGCTGGGCATCTCCTTTCATCTCCATACCTTTGACCGTCATGTTAGAGAAGCCGAGCTCCTGCACCTGATCGACAGCCTGAACGAAGCTTCGCATGTACATGGCATTATGCTGGAATTGCCCCTTCCCCGACATCTATCCGCATCTGTCATTAAACAGTCCATCGCCCCGTACAAGGATATTGATGGAATTACCCCGGGTAATAAGCTGGCTACCGTTACTGGTGAAGCCGGGCTATATCCCGCTACACCTCAAGCCTGTATTGAGCTGCTCAAGCATTACGGCCACACCTTGGCAGGCAAAAATGTCACTCTAGTCGGCATCGGACAGACCGTGGGACTCCCTCTTTTTCACATGCTGCAAAGAGAAAATGCCACCGTCACCGCCTGTCATGCGGGCACACGTGATATTGCAGAACATTTGAGTCATGCAGATATTGCCTTCGTCGCAGTCGGATGCCCTGATGTAATTACATCGGATATGGTGCATCCCGGCCTAATTTTGGTAGATGCGGGAATTAACGAGACGCTGGAGGGAAAAATAGTCGGAGATGCCGCTGTAGACGTTGGAGAAAAGATACATGCCATTTCTCCCGTACCTGGCGGTGTCGGCACATTAACGACGGCCATCCTGTACAAAAATCTGCTCAAAGCGATTGAGCTGCAACAATACTCCCGAGAGGTGGTTTATTCATGA
- a CDS encoding fatty acid desaturase: MAQPSLAQLKKNMAPYEKINTKSSVLQLINTLGPLILLWYAAYLSLSVSYWVTLPITVIASGFVVRTFIIFHDCGHQSFFKSRRLNDIVGTITGVITLCPYHQWKNSHAVHHATSSNLDKRGTGDMWVLTVEEYAQASAWTRLAYRIYRNPWVMFGLGPIYTFLLSYRFNVKTAKRKEKINTYITNISIVALYALLCWAIGWQSFLLIQVPIFFGSGMLGIWLFYVQHQFEDSYFEHDEEWSYINAAVEGSSYYKLPKVLQWITGNIGFHHVHHLSPKVPNYNLEKAHEATPLLQKATTITMSSSLQSLKFRLWDESTKTFLTFKQVKPLLGKRVAVSKPIPAPVVSTERK, from the coding sequence ATGGCACAGCCTTCATTAGCCCAATTGAAAAAAAATATGGCTCCTTACGAAAAAATAAATACGAAATCCAGTGTTCTGCAGCTCATTAACACCTTGGGTCCGCTGATCCTGCTATGGTATGCGGCTTATCTCAGTCTGTCGGTATCCTATTGGGTGACGCTTCCGATTACTGTTATTGCTTCAGGGTTTGTGGTAAGGACATTTATCATTTTTCATGATTGTGGTCATCAATCCTTCTTCAAAAGCCGCAGGCTGAACGACATTGTGGGAACGATTACAGGTGTTATTACGCTCTGTCCGTATCATCAATGGAAAAATAGTCACGCGGTCCACCATGCAACCAGCAGTAATCTCGATAAAAGAGGTACAGGGGATATGTGGGTACTTACAGTGGAAGAGTACGCCCAGGCTTCTGCATGGACACGGCTGGCTTATCGCATATACCGAAATCCTTGGGTTATGTTCGGATTGGGTCCGATTTATACTTTTTTGCTTTCCTATCGGTTTAACGTCAAAACAGCAAAGCGTAAGGAAAAAATAAACACTTATATCACAAATATATCTATCGTCGCCTTGTATGCATTGTTGTGCTGGGCTATTGGCTGGCAGTCGTTTCTGCTGATACAGGTGCCAATCTTTTTTGGTTCAGGCATGCTGGGAATCTGGCTGTTTTATGTGCAGCATCAGTTTGAGGATTCGTATTTTGAGCATGATGAAGAGTGGAGCTATATCAATGCAGCCGTAGAAGGCAGCTCTTATTACAAGCTACCTAAAGTATTGCAATGGATTACGGGGAATATCGGCTTTCATCACGTCCATCACTTGAGTCCCAAAGTGCCAAATTATAATTTGGAGAAAGCCCATGAAGCGACACCACTACTGCAAAAAGCGACCACCATTACCATGAGCAGCAGTCTGCAATCTCTGAAGTTCCGGCTTTGGGATGAAAGCACGAAAACCTTCTTGACCTTTAAACAAGTGAAGCCGCTGCTGGGCAAACGTGTTGCTGTTTCGAAACCCATTCCTGCACCTGTAGTGAGCACGGAAAGAAAATGA
- a CDS encoding cyclodeaminase/cyclohydrolase family protein encodes MSELSWNDSIRQFLKEAESAAPTPGGGSISALAAALGAAMTSMTANLSQGEKFAHIHEQITEVIRSMESLTTRCEELMAADIRSFEQYMTALKLPKGTDEEKRYRTHSLQTAVIAAIEIPMRLLEVCRDGLSHACRIAETSNKNVISDLGIGAILFEAAAQSALLTVDINLASLKDLDAKQSYEAKTAAIIREIAQIKEQTLLIVRSRIAN; translated from the coding sequence ATGAGTGAACTGTCGTGGAATGATTCCATTCGACAATTTCTGAAAGAGGCTGAAAGCGCAGCTCCTACGCCCGGAGGGGGAAGTATATCCGCACTGGCTGCGGCGCTGGGCGCGGCGATGACCTCCATGACCGCCAACCTTTCACAAGGAGAAAAGTTCGCGCACATCCACGAACAAATCACCGAAGTGATTCGCAGCATGGAAAGCCTGACCACACGCTGTGAGGAACTGATGGCCGCAGACATCCGCTCCTTTGAACAGTACATGACAGCGCTCAAGCTCCCCAAAGGAACAGACGAGGAAAAGCGTTATCGTACCCATTCTCTACAGACCGCGGTGATAGCTGCCATTGAGATACCAATGCGTCTGCTGGAAGTATGCCGGGACGGATTGTCCCATGCCTGCCGTATTGCAGAGACGTCCAATAAAAATGTTATTTCTGATCTTGGCATAGGCGCGATCCTGTTTGAAGCTGCTGCACAATCCGCCCTGCTGACCGTTGACATTAACCTTGCCTCGCTAAAGGACCTGGATGCCAAACAATCCTATGAAGCCAAAACAGCTGCGATCATCCGAGAAATTGCACAAATCAAAGAACAAACCTTATTGATTGTGCGCAGCCGAATCGCAAATTAG
- a CDS encoding RtcB family protein has protein sequence MAYQEIHGVRVWGAPDTGALSQARTCAENGNVIQALLMADHHKGYSQPIGGVVVYDGQISPSGVGYDIGCGNKAVRTKLFAADVKPHISSIMDKIARQVSFGVGRVNAVQVDHELFDDPDWAVYAAIGKQEHDKLKSLAREQLGTVGSGNHFVDVFIEEATGQVWIANHFGSRGFGHKTASGFLNLAAGRDFLGKAPGEHMDQPPVLLDMNSELGDMYYRAMRLAGRYAYAGRDYVIDQVLGIMGTEADIVVHNHHNYAWKEQHNGRDTIVVRKGATPSAPGQMGFIGGSMGDISVIVRGKDTVENRDSYYSTVHGAGRIMSRTQAAGKMNWKTRTRSGGQITDQQMKEAVRNYGVELRGAGTDESPFVYRKLREVLDAHSETVEILHELKPIGVCMAGANEFDPYKD, from the coding sequence ATGGCTTATCAAGAAATCCATGGCGTACGGGTATGGGGAGCGCCCGATACAGGAGCATTATCACAAGCACGTACGTGTGCGGAGAATGGCAATGTGATTCAGGCGCTGCTGATGGCGGATCATCATAAAGGCTACAGCCAGCCCATCGGCGGTGTAGTGGTGTATGACGGACAAATTTCGCCTTCGGGCGTCGGCTATGATATTGGCTGCGGAAATAAAGCGGTAAGAACCAAGTTGTTTGCGGCAGATGTTAAGCCCCACATTTCATCCATCATGGATAAAATTGCACGTCAGGTTTCGTTTGGCGTAGGTCGTGTGAATGCGGTTCAGGTCGATCATGAGCTGTTCGATGATCCCGATTGGGCGGTATATGCAGCGATTGGGAAACAGGAGCATGACAAACTCAAGTCCCTGGCGAGAGAACAACTGGGTACGGTAGGAAGCGGTAATCATTTTGTTGATGTATTCATAGAGGAAGCGACAGGGCAGGTCTGGATTGCAAATCATTTTGGCAGCCGGGGCTTTGGGCATAAAACGGCGAGCGGATTTTTAAACCTGGCCGCTGGACGGGATTTTCTCGGTAAAGCGCCGGGCGAGCATATGGATCAGCCGCCAGTGCTGCTGGACATGAACAGCGAGCTGGGGGACATGTATTACCGTGCGATGCGGCTTGCCGGACGTTATGCTTATGCGGGACGTGATTATGTTATAGATCAAGTGCTTGGTATTATGGGGACCGAAGCGGACATTGTCGTGCATAATCATCATAACTATGCATGGAAGGAACAGCATAATGGACGTGACACAATCGTTGTCCGCAAAGGCGCTACTCCTTCAGCCCCTGGACAAATGGGCTTTATTGGGGGAAGCATGGGGGATATTTCGGTCATTGTACGGGGGAAGGATACGGTAGAAAATCGGGACTCCTATTATAGTACCGTTCATGGAGCGGGTCGGATTATGAGCCGTACCCAGGCGGCCGGTAAAATGAACTGGAAAACCCGTACACGAAGTGGCGGCCAAATTACAGACCAGCAGATGAAGGAGGCCGTTCGGAACTATGGTGTCGAGCTGCGCGGAGCGGGAACAGATGAAAGTCCGTTCGTCTACCGCAAGCTGCGTGAGGTACTGGACGCTCATTCTGAGACTGTGGAAATTCTGCATGAGCTGAAGCCGATTGGAGTATGCATGGCTGGGGCCAATGAGTTCGACCCATACAAGGACTAA
- a CDS encoding response regulator transcription factor produces MIRIVIAEDQRMLLGALASLLDLEEDMKVVGKASNGEEAVELVKLHQPDICIMDIEMPIKSGLDAAEELKGLNCKVMILTTFARPGYFERAIKAGTHGYLLKDSPSEELASSIRSIIAGRRIYAPELVDDAYAEVNPLTEREKTVLALIADGKNTKEIAGELYLTTGTVRNYISVILDKLGVKNRIEAITRFNEKGWFK; encoded by the coding sequence GTGATTCGAATTGTCATTGCGGAAGACCAGCGTATGCTGCTCGGTGCTCTTGCTTCGCTGCTGGACTTGGAAGAGGATATGAAAGTAGTCGGAAAAGCGAGCAACGGGGAAGAAGCTGTAGAGCTGGTCAAGCTGCACCAGCCGGACATATGCATCATGGATATCGAAATGCCGATAAAGAGTGGATTGGATGCGGCTGAAGAACTCAAGGGATTGAACTGTAAAGTGATGATTTTGACCACATTTGCTCGCCCCGGGTATTTTGAACGGGCCATCAAGGCAGGTACGCACGGCTATTTGCTCAAGGATAGTCCCAGTGAAGAACTGGCTTCCTCCATTCGCAGTATTATAGCGGGTCGTCGCATTTATGCCCCGGAACTGGTCGATGATGCCTATGCCGAAGTCAATCCGTTAACTGAGCGTGAGAAGACCGTATTGGCACTCATTGCTGATGGGAAGAACACGAAGGAGATTGCTGGTGAACTGTATTTAACGACAGGGACGGTGCGCAATTACATCTCAGTCATTCTCGACAAGCTGGGTGTCAAAAACCGGATTGAGGCGATTACACGTTTTAATGAAAAAGGCTGGTTTAAATGA
- a CDS encoding stalk domain-containing protein, which yields MKRRTLLLSMIALLLFSSSAWAAEKESTSRIRSYDSGSLIQSDGSLWLWGYNQSVPTRVEGKANVVKTFSNIFNEGDLVFTLQDQSAWYVPRNNIAESVKFIPLEKVQNLAAVSGLNDHVLALSTEGNVYSADWHNNGDILDPFQTVAGIDEVANIDSYYEERPEYEEGWIFLKKDGSVWKNTKGLQGIKPISSLQDITAIAKNIALKKDGTVWTWPKEFDTNAALSDTATASQIQSLTGIQTIKSNGRTNLAIDRQGRLWFWGATVTGYSDSTAYHNENNPVLLTGVRNVKDAFIVERSILALTTEGNVYGASLEGEKLSSNAHFTLLAQNIQSIKAGPRHVIMQKTDGSLWGWGVNKHAQLGIGDYEFLYSTPVPVQKPILVRLNGTPVPLSNGVITRNGQAFIPLRSVFDKLGAEVSFDSNNKVAKIIQSRAGATPVSLQLNLKTSQTTVNGKPVELTNPPFTVNGIAYLPLRLISETLGAKVDWIQKEDTITITATTTTK from the coding sequence ATGAAAAGGCGGACTCTATTACTCAGTATGATCGCGTTATTGTTGTTCAGCTCTAGTGCATGGGCGGCCGAAAAAGAATCTACATCCCGTATTCGTTCCTATGATTCTGGGAGTCTGATTCAATCCGATGGAAGCTTGTGGTTGTGGGGCTATAATCAATCTGTTCCTACTCGCGTAGAAGGTAAGGCAAACGTTGTAAAAACATTTTCTAATATCTTCAACGAAGGCGATCTGGTATTTACCTTACAAGATCAATCCGCTTGGTATGTACCAAGAAATAATATTGCTGAATCTGTGAAATTCATTCCTCTGGAAAAAGTACAGAACCTCGCAGCTGTAAGTGGTTTAAATGATCACGTACTTGCCCTAAGTACCGAAGGCAACGTATATTCCGCTGATTGGCACAACAATGGCGACATCTTGGATCCTTTTCAAACTGTAGCTGGTATCGACGAGGTTGCAAATATAGACAGCTACTATGAAGAAAGACCAGAATATGAGGAAGGCTGGATTTTCTTAAAAAAAGACGGCAGTGTGTGGAAAAATACAAAAGGCTTGCAGGGCATCAAACCTATTTCCTCATTACAGGATATTACGGCAATCGCGAAAAACATAGCCTTAAAAAAAGACGGTACCGTGTGGACATGGCCCAAGGAATTCGATACAAACGCTGCCTTATCCGACACTGCAACGGCTTCGCAGATTCAATCCTTAACAGGAATCCAGACGATCAAATCCAATGGCCGTACCAACCTCGCGATAGATCGGCAAGGTCGGCTGTGGTTCTGGGGTGCTACAGTCACAGGCTACTCGGATAGTACTGCCTATCACAACGAAAATAATCCTGTACTGTTAACGGGTGTAAGGAATGTTAAAGACGCCTTTATCGTTGAGCGCTCCATCCTTGCACTAACCACAGAGGGGAATGTTTATGGAGCTTCCTTGGAAGGTGAAAAATTATCGTCAAATGCCCACTTTACATTACTTGCCCAAAATATTCAAAGCATCAAAGCAGGCCCAAGGCATGTGATCATGCAAAAAACGGACGGTAGCCTATGGGGCTGGGGGGTCAACAAACATGCGCAGCTCGGCATAGGGGATTATGAATTTCTTTACAGTACGCCGGTTCCTGTACAAAAACCGATTCTTGTCCGTCTCAACGGTACACCTGTCCCCCTGAGTAACGGTGTGATTACTCGAAACGGGCAGGCCTTCATTCCCCTCCGTTCTGTTTTTGACAAGCTGGGAGCCGAGGTCTCCTTTGACTCCAACAATAAAGTAGCGAAAATTATTCAGTCCAGGGCAGGAGCCACTCCTGTCTCTCTACAATTGAATCTCAAAACCAGCCAAACAACAGTTAACGGTAAACCTGTGGAGCTCACCAACCCTCCGTTCACGGTGAACGGTATTGCCTATCTTCCTCTGCGATTAATCAGCGAGACGCTAGGGGCCAAGGTAGATTGGATACAAAAAGAAGATACGATCACCATCACGGCTACCACTACGACGAAATAA
- a CDS encoding deoxynucleoside kinase — MKHAPFIAVEGPIGAGKTTLASMLSTELHMPIIKEIVEENPFLDKFYQNIDEWSFQLEMFFLCNRYKQLEDTGLQYLEKAQPVISDYHIYKNLIFAERTLKGIKLEKYRKIYHLLTDDMPKPDIIIYIRADLDTLLGRIRKRARSFEQEMDPAYLEQLIKDYDKGIQFLAEQSPAPRILTIDGNEIDFVENQAQFEQIVSDVKELIQ; from the coding sequence ATGAAACATGCCCCTTTTATCGCTGTTGAAGGGCCTATCGGAGCAGGTAAAACAACGTTGGCTTCGATGCTTTCAACCGAGCTGCATATGCCGATCATTAAAGAAATTGTTGAGGAGAACCCGTTTCTCGATAAATTTTATCAAAATATAGATGAATGGAGCTTTCAACTGGAAATGTTCTTTCTCTGCAACCGATACAAGCAGCTGGAGGACACCGGCCTGCAATATCTCGAGAAAGCTCAGCCTGTTATTTCTGACTATCATATCTACAAAAATCTGATTTTTGCCGAACGCACACTTAAGGGTATAAAGCTTGAAAAATATCGTAAAATTTATCACCTGCTGACAGATGACATGCCTAAGCCGGACATTATCATTTATATTAGAGCCGATTTGGATACTTTGCTGGGCAGAATTCGTAAGCGGGCACGTTCATTTGAACAGGAGATGGACCCCGCCTATCTGGAGCAGTTAATTAAGGATTATGATAAAGGCATTCAGTTTCTTGCTGAGCAATCCCCTGCGCCCCGTATATTGACCATAGATGGGAATGAGATTGATTTTGTAGAAAACCAAGCACAGTTCGAACAAATTGTTTCCGATGTAAAGGAGCTTATTCAATGA